From Malaya genurostris strain Urasoe2022 chromosome 2, Malgen_1.1, whole genome shotgun sequence:
cacagtgacctctgaaccaaagaactgcaacggacgagctcctgtaattatcctacgatgagtgaaaagcaccatttgatgttttgcccggatttacagataatccaacctgacaacaccattgttcaacagatcgcagggcttgctgcattaaatcaaagagagtgttaatgcttataccggtcatcaatatatgataatcgtcggcaaaaccataagtcggaaatccaaggttattaagtttccttaacaaaccatcagcgactaggttccataaaagtggggatagtacaccaccttgaggaaaaacccaagatattccgttcacgactgcaatgtttaacctcctgcagccattcagccatcggcacggaaatacaccttgacttaggagttcctttttttgtggccttttacgacatggaacaggaaaccagtggatcaattcttggtaaaaaaaaaataattccgccggataccacacggcttacctgtttggtggacttataccaccggtacaggtggaccgtagcgttattcttagccagttgggaaaccgctaccgacactacacggctatctaggctgctcagagagggaagttaacattgatattaacatcatattttttcttttataatttattataataaaacatttcaagtgtTGTCAAgatttcaagtcaatcgaagcagaaatcttggacctgtggTCCGAGCTCCTACtttttcgcagtatgagataagtaaAGATAAAGAACCATaatttgctgagttttgttccgataggcttgaaaatttcacagaatattcttgaaatgtttcactatAAGATAATAAGATAATAAGATAAGataatacaaagaaaataataaaggatatttcaaaagtgttatactctaccttaccttacctaacagctataggcctggggtgtcctttgctgtatcaagcatacgtctccacataacttggTCAATGGcttctcgtcgccagccactcaatgcacggatgcttctgagatcaccctccacttgatcgatccaccttgctcgcggcgctcctcttcttcttgtaccagtcggattagattcaagaaccattttcactgggctgtcgtccgacatccttatgacatgcccagcccatcgtagacgtccgatttcagCTGTCCGTaggataggtggttctcctagcagctgttgcaattcgtgatttatacgccgtctccacgttccgtcttccatctgcactccgccaaagatggtcctcagtacatttctttcgaaaacactgagggcgcgttggtcctctgccaacatagtccaggtctcgtggccatagagaacaaccggtctaatgagcgttttgtagatggtcaatttcgtgcggtggcgtacttttctcgatcagagggtttttctgagtccaaagtacgcacgattaccTGCCagaatacgtctatgaatttctctgctggtgtcattatcggcggtcatcagtgagcccaaatacacgaactcgtcaaccacctcgatatcgtcaccgtctatcaatattcgtggtgggaggcatagtgtttcttctctagagcctcttcctctcatgtattttgcttTCGACGCAATTATggtcagtccgatacgcctagcttcagctttcagtccgatgtaggtttccgtcatcttctcaaggttacgtgtcacaatatcaatatcgtcagcgaagccgaaaagttgtacggactttcggaagatcgttccattcgtgtcgatcctcgctcttcgaatcacaccttccagggcaatattgaacaagatacaagtccatcaccttgacgtagccctttccgagattcgaagggactcgagagcgtcccagatactcggacgtagcacatcactctatccgttgctttgaccaatcgcgtcagtttatccgggaaaccgtattcgtgcattatctgccatagctgttctcgatcgcttgtgtcgtatgccgctttgaagtcgatgaataggtgatgcgtgggtacgttgtattcacgacacttctggagtacttgtcttatcgcgaagaTGTGacccgtagtggcgcgggctccagtaaatcccgcttggtacggtcctacgaattccttagctattggtgatagatgacgccaaaggatttgggagagtaccttgtatgcggcgttcagcaatgtgattgcgcggtaattgcaacaatccagCCAATGCCTctactccatgtttgagcagctcgcctggcaactgatcattgcccgcggctttgttgttcctcagcttgccgatctcctcacttatcgaCAGATCAGggactgggaatctgtcgtcggctgagcgtgcacccagattgattcctgtaccgttctctgtatcttgtgcttcgccattcagatgctcgtcatagtactgcttccacctgtcgatcacctcacgttcgttcatgagaaagttaccactggtatctctgcacatttcggcctgtggcgtgtagcctctacgtgagcggttcaccttctcatagaacttccgtgtttcatttgcgcggtacagctgttccatcgcttcgtgaTCTTGGTCTCCTGGTGGCGTTtcttcttccggaaaaccgtgttatgtctgttccgcgcctgtctgtatcgttcctcgttcgctctagtgcgatgttgcagcatcctcgcccttgctgcattcttctcttcgattaactgctgacattcgtcgtcaaaccagtcatttcctcgattcgataacctcgtacctagtacggttgaagcagtgctactcacggcggatcttatattcctccagccgtcttcaagagtcgccgcgccaagctgctcttccgttggtagcacttgctccagtttttgcgcgtattcctctgcagtacggacgctacgtagctgctcgacattgaatcccggcgttcctgtgcgacgaatattgtgcaccgtcgatagttttgagcgcatacaaaccgcgacaaggtagtggtcagaatcaatattggcactgcggtaagtgcggacattgataacatcggagaagaatcgcccgtcgatgagaacgtggtcggtttggttttccgtatgttgatcaggtgatctccaggtggctttgtggatatctttgcggggaaagaaggtgcttcgaactactatTCCTCGGGAgcctgcaaagtttacgcatcgttgaccgttgtcatttgttaccgcgtgcaggctctccagcccgatcacgggcctgtacattgcctcctggcctacctgagcatttatgtcgacgatgacgagttttacatcccgccgtggacagctgtcgtaggtttgttccagctgtGCGTAGAAtgtttccttctcgtcatcgggtctcgtctcatgtgggcagtgcacgttgatgatgctgtaattgaagaaacggcccttgatcttcaatacgcacgttatatcactgattggctgccacccaatcacgcgctggcgcatcttgcccaacactacaaatccagttcctagaacgttggttgtgccacagctctggtagaaggtagccactCGATgctcacttttccacaccttctgtcccgtccaacaatgttcctgcagtgctacaacatcgaagccgcggatttgaagctcatcatgcagcattcggtcgtatcctgggaagccaagcgatttgcagttccatgtgccaagcttccaatcgtagtcctttcgttgcgtaggtctttgccgattattccgagtcgtatttccttcttgatcgttcgtaacatatgttttccgggcggcttattaggcctgcaccaacctcctgtctcgccggagggccatcgtgtcagcactgtttagagttccacactgacacaaggacggtaatcagccgctcctaacatggagaacagacgctgcttcgagccgccccaacatggggaacagacgctcgggtaggctcgctctctgtaaagagaaggcaagccctcCCTTCCCTGAAGCATACGACACCGCCCACCGGGGTTGGtcacccgatctttcctatggttactcgtaccccagccggcaccgcggagaggtagggataggagttactggacaagagactAAGAaacacattggggcctgaattgcgcattgtccagtcgtttaccaaccaagtgttataccctacccgccccttaaatttCGATGATCATTGCGTTATATCCTAAGTGCcaatgacagtttctttttgtttgtttacagtttttgggaaattttcgataatttcttcagtgctgATTTAAAGAGGAATctagaggatgacatcattatgaccTGTTtttattggctcgtgaaaacacaggtctaatcaatttttcaatggtatgctatTGAGTTACTGAAACGATGCCAATGTCATACAtgcttaagttaaatgtttccgaatcgattggtagttaaattatatgaatccatcaataaatgactgagttataggcgttcaaTTATGACAAATAGGCGTTCAATTATGCACTTAAATTAAAACAGTCGCACTTGCTatccgaatgcaaattacatCATATGAGGGAGTAGGTCATctgtaaaattcttttttttttctctctgtgGAGGATGTTCATACAGAATAAATCGAAGTATTACGATGAAATTTGACCTGTCTACTTAAACATGAATGGACTCCAGACAGTATACAGTCTTTTTACGAATGCAGCGTGTTCCAGTTGATCGATAAGTGAAGGCTGGGATTCGCACGAGTTTCAATTCTTTAGAtcatatttaatttttcaataccacaaaaatttcaaaacaattcaattctgcagtttttatatttttatcataTCCGAAAACTCCGAACCTAGGCCTCCATATTCGATACAATCCaattaatctgttgatacacgtTCGTGTAGAATCCAGGTTTCGATGATCCGCACGTCAATCCTTTACTAACCACACCCATTAGGAAAAAACGCTTTGATCGGCCATTCACTAGCCTAATCTCCATCAGAGGACCTCCCGAATCACCCTGGCAGGCATCCTTACCATCCGCCCCCAACGCACAAATCATCGTTTCATCAATTTTAATCAACGGTGCATTGATTCGCTTTCGACATTCGTTCAGTTCCACATTACTCACGTCAACGAACAGCTTTTTTGTGCTCTTCACGTCATTTTCAGTCATACCCCAGCCTGCCACATACATTGTCTGATTCTCGGCGAGTTGTGCTTCGGAGTCTGCCTTCGGAAGGCAAATCGGTGCCACGAAACGTCCGAAGGGAACGTCTTGATCCAGACGCAGTAACGCCATATCAATTTTACCACCTTTGGACACCCGACGAGTGTAGTTTTTGTGAGTGGCAATCTTCTCAATGCCGACATCGATCACGGGATCCGCACATCGACGGACAGACTGCTGGGTCACACAGTCCGGATCTGTTTCCAAATCCCACTCACCAAGGCGGACACCGGCTCTAAAATGACATTTTCATTACATGATATATTTTCCCGTCTATTTCCTGAAGtcacaaaaaaattatatttacaTTGCATCGTTAATGCAGTGAGCAGCCGTGAGAACGTAGCGTTTGCTGATTAGTGATCCACCGCATTTGAACGATTCTCTCTCATCTACGATCGAAAGTAATGCAAATTAATTCAACTGTCGGCAAGTAAGTAGTTTTCTAGTATGGCATACCGTTATCAATGTATTTAATCAAAACTAACCAAGGATACTGGTCAAGGCTGGTAAGGTTACCGTGATAGATTCTATCGGCACTATCCAATCCACACTGACTTTGATCCGGTAGAACGGTATGCTGTTCGTTTGTGATAGGTTTGGAATCCTCGAACGAACGTGGAATTATGGAACGTGGCTTCCGTTTGCAGCAGACCATTCCTTCTTCCTCCGCGTCCGTACATTTCTCTAGCTCACGATTCATTTCATTTCGCTGGCCGGTAGTTAAAGCTGCCTTTTCACGTTCTTCCTTGAATTTTGCACACTTTGACAAGGGAACGCAAACTCCGTCCTCGTAGTCTTCGGTTTCGCATGATTTGGCCACGGTACGGTGCAAAACAACCGCTAATAACACTACTGAAAATAGTTGTTTGACCTGCACTTGCATTTCGGGGAATGATTTCCTCGAAGTACTGTTCTAGTTAACTGATGGAGAAAAACTAAATGAGATTACATCTCTATGGTGGCGCAATACTACCGTTAGCATCGCAGTGTTAGTTCTAGAATCTTGGAAACCTACTACTTTTTCTTGTATATACAATTTATGCTTATTTGAAATCGAACTAACTTTAttccgttttctttttgattataatagttattacaaaaaaatatataaaatatattcaAACTCATACCGAACGGATCTATTTCGATCTGCAATACTACGTCACTCCCACACTCTGTATGACTGAACAGTAGAGCGTGAGAGCCTGATCGATTCCAAGATTCAATTAAGCGAGCAGAGGcatttattttgtttcaaatgaGGGTTTGCTTGAAAACGATGTAAGGTAAAGTGTTACAATATgcgccccttaagaaaacattgagatatttctaaatgtactgatgtattttcttcgagaatgtaggTATTTCTTTGCAGTACGccagaggaacataattttcaatgatttctgtagaagtgatgagaagtga
This genomic window contains:
- the LOC131429529 gene encoding phenoloxidase-activating factor 3-like, encoding MQVQVKQLFSVVLLAVVLHRTVAKSCETEDYEDGVCVPLSKCAKFKEEREKAALTTGQRNEMNRELEKCTDAEEEGMVCCKRKPRSIIPRSFEDSKPITNEQHTVLPDQSQCGLDSADRIYHGNLTSLDQYPWLVLIKYIDNDERESFKCGGSLISKRYVLTAAHCINDAIAGVRLGEWDLETDPDCVTQQSVRRCADPVIDVGIEKIATHKNYTRRVSKGGKIDMALLRLDQDVPFGRFVAPICLPKADSEAQLAENQTMYVAGWGMTENDVKSTKKLFVDVSNVELNECRKRINAPLIKIDETMICALGADGKDACQGDSGGPLMEIRLVNGRSKRFFLMGVVSKGLTCGSSKPGFYTNVYQQINWIVSNMEA